Part of the Luteitalea sp. genome, GGAGCTCGGAATCCGCATGGCGCTGGGCGCCGATAAGGGACGGGTTGTGCGCCTTGTGATGGGCGAAATGCTCCTGGTCGTTGTGCTCGGAACGGCCGCCGGCCTCGTGGCCGGACTGCTTTCCGGACGGTTTGTGCAAAGCCAGCTCTTCGGGGTCAACGCCGCAGACTTGTCGGTCTTCGT contains:
- a CDS encoding FtsX-like permease family protein; translation: ELGIRMALGADKGRVVRLVMGEMLLVVVLGTAAGLVAGLLSGRFVQSQLFGVNAADLSVFVISAAALLVVSLMAAFIPAWRASRIDPMIALRQE